Proteins from one Enoplosus armatus isolate fEnoArm2 chromosome 4, fEnoArm2.hap1, whole genome shotgun sequence genomic window:
- the rabl6b gene encoding rab-like protein 6, protein MFSALKKLVGSEPGQLRDKNIPAGLQSMNQSLQRRFAKGVQYNMKIVIRGDRNTGKSTLWHRLQGKKFVEEYLPTQEIQATSIHWNYKTTDDVVKVEVWDVVDKGKGKRRGDNLKLENEPQESDEVALDAEFLDVYKNCNGVIMMFDITKQWTFNYILRELPKVPTHVPVCVLGNHRDMGEHRVILPDDIRDLIAGLNRPMGSSYIHYAESSMKNGFGLKYLHRFFNIPFLQLQRETLLRQLETNQLDMDATLEELCVQQETEDQNYEIFLENLESRSKGYGSPGPANGQSPSSGSQSPIVPPSGASTGSSSPSTPQPPIPSQALPQSPSVSASSPPPPPAAVSATSSPTAEAKPPAQSPEHLQSSAACGASAPQKRSFISRWFGSSPASEASASGPEDPPAPACPTKVQSVDDFVPDERLDKSFLEDSLPSKTRVPQPAPAPAVDSDSDAEGRGNPMVSGFQDELDPDDTEPGLPQPKTLPLGKDITLTSDEEEGVPTAPAIARDQDLDSEPELKAPMIHVTKPKVASKAPEPRGQTAAPISLTLTPAAEQPARHQGKKKGSPPKAEDSDTDPEGPVAQMLSFVMDDPDFESEASDTPKIAKDTFPVRDELLSDLSDDDMQFGKVPEPLKPTVISFKHKDDTDLFGLGIQEEAPAAKDSSEEQEESKHSSKEKKKKKKKSKEEDEKSKKKHKYKKKERDEAAPAEEKKKKKSRTKKTEVDELEDFLGGGAASIKRDDGDYEEL, encoded by the exons ATGTTTTCAGCGCTTAAGAAGCTGGTGGGATCCGAGCCAGGCCAGCTCAGGGACAAGAACATCCCAGCCGGCCTGCAGTCCATGAACCAAAGTTTGCAGAGGCGCTTCGCCAAAGGGGTGCAGTATAATA TGAAAATAGTCATCCGGGGAGATAGAAACACTGGGAAAAGCACTTTATGGCACCGACTGCAGGGCAAGAAGTTTGTGGAGGAGTACCTGCCCACTCAGGAGATCCAGGCCACAAGCATCCATTGGAATTACAAAA ctACTGATGATGTGGTCAAGGTGGAGGTGTGGGACGTGGTGGACAAAG GCAAGGGCAAAAGGCGTGGAGACAATTTGAAACTTGAGAATGAGCCCCAAGAG TCCGATGAGGTGGCCCTGGACGCAGAGTTCCTGGATGTGTACAAGAACTGTAACGGAGTCATCATGATGTTTGACATCACCAAGCAGTG GACTTTTAACTACATCCTGAGGGAACTGCCCAAAGTACCCACCCACGTGCCGGTGTGTGTGCTGGGAAACCACAGGGACATGGGCGAGCACCGTGTCATCCTCCCCGATGACATAAGAGACCTGATTGCTGGACTGAACAG acCAATGGGATCATCTTACATCCACTATGCCGAGTCCTCAATGAAGAATGGGTTTGGCTTGAAATATCTGCACAGGTTTTTCAACATCCCCTTCCTGCAGCTACAG agaGAGACCCTCCTGAGGCAGCTGGAGACCAACCAGCTGGACATGGATGCCACTTTGGAGGAGCTTTGTGTCCAGCAGGAGACTGAAGATCAAAACTATGAGAT ATTCTTGGAGAACTTGGAGTCTCGCAGTAAGGGCTACGGCTCTCCTGGTCCAGCCAACGGCCAGAGTCCCTCCTCAGGCTCCCAGTCCCCCATCGTCCCTCCCAGCGGGGCCTCCACAGGCAGCTCCAGCCCCAGCACCCCTCAGCCCCCCATTCCCTCCCAGGCGCTTCCCCAGTCACCGTCCGTGTCCGCTTcgtcccctccacctcccccggCGGCGGTTAGCGCGACTTCCTCGCCCACCGCGGAGGCAAAGCCGCCAGCCCAGTCCCCCGAGCACCTTCAGTCCTCAGCTGCCTGTGGGGCGTCGGCCCCCCAGAAACGCAGCTTCATCTCCCGCTGGTTCGGTTCATCTCCTGCTTCCGAGGCTTCTGCTTCAGGACCAG AGGACCCGCCTGCGCCAGCATGTCCCACTAAGGTTCAGAGTGTGGATGATTTTGTGCCAGATGAGAGACTGGATAAAAGCTTCCTGGAGGACAGCCTGCCCTCAAAGACCAGGGTGCCGCAGCCTGCACCAGCCCCGGCTGTGGACAGCGACAG TGATGCCGAAGGCCGAGGAAACCCCATGGTGTCTGGTTTCCAGGATGAGCTGGACCCTGACGACACCGAGCCCGGTCTTCCCCAGCCCAAGACCCTGCCCCTCGGTAAAGACATCACTCTGACCAGTGACGAGGAAGAGGGAGTACCGACGGCCCCCGCCATCGCACGGGACCAAGACCTGGACAGTGAGCCTGAGCTGAAAGC GCCCATGATCCACGTCACAAAACCAAAGGTGGCATCCAAAGCTCCAGAGCCCAGAGGCCAGACCGCTGCACCCATCTCCCTCACTCTAACTCCGGCAGCGGAGCAGCCAGCCCGACACCAAGGCAAGAAGAAGGGGAGCCCGCCCAAAGCTGAAGACTCCGACACTGACCCCGAGGGCCCTGTGGCCCAGATGCTCTCGTTTGTCATGGATGACCCCGACTTTGAGTCCGAAGCTTCAGACACACCAAAAATAGCGAAG GATACGTTCCCGGTCAGAGACGAGCTCCTGTCGGACCTTTCTGACGATGACATGCAGTTCGGCAAGGTGCCGGAACCTCTGAAGCCCACCGTGATCTCCTTCAAACACAAGGACGACACCGACCTCTTTGGCCTCGGCATCCAAGAGGAGGCTCCCGCAGCCAAGGACAGCAGTGAGGAGCAGGAAG aaagcaaacactcctccaaagaaaagaagaaaaagaagaagaaaagcaaagag GAGGATGAAAAGAGcaagaagaaacacaaatacaagaaaaaggagagagacgaAGCCGCTCCagcggaggaaaagaagaaaaagaagtccCGGACCAAGAAGACTGAAGTGGACGAGCTGGAGGACTTTCTGGGCGGAGGAGCGGCATCAATCAAAAGGGACGACGGTGATTATGAAGAACTATAA
- the traf2a gene encoding TNF receptor-associated factor 2, translating to MAAQEPSPPSSLEGNKPGFPKKILANNHEDKHLCNSCQKILRRPLQAQCGHRFCSFCFNKIVSSGPQKCSACIKEDLFEEPTSILKQGGAFPDNAARREVEALAAVCPNEGCTWTGTIKEFEASHEGHCDFMIILCPSCKELMRANEQERHNERECPERTLNCKYCKEPFLLKNIKAHDEICPKYPMICEGCAKKKIPREKYVDHIKFCSKFKAPCRFHVVGCDTSVEKEKIHDHERQCSYEHLNLLLHFIMGIKLQLQSEKTKVAELSRRCQELELKVSTFENIVCVLNREMERSCTTMEAYNRQHRLDQDKIEILNNKVRQLERTVSLRDLSIVEMDGKMREMSAATYDGIFVWKISDFTKKRQDAVAGRAPAMFSPAFYTSKYGYKMCLRIYLNGDGTGRGTHLSLFFVVMRGHSDALLKWPFNQKVTLMLLDQNNREHIIDAFRPDISSSSFQRPVSDMNIASGCPLFCPLSKLDSKNSYIRDDTIFIKAIVDLTGL from the exons ATGGCTGCACAGGAGCCGTCTCCACCATCTTCCCTGGAAGGCAACAAACCGGGCTTTCCAAAGAAAATTTTGGCCAACAACCACGAAGACAAGCACTTGTGCAATTCGTGTCAGAAAATCCTGAGGAGGCCCTTGCAAGCTCAGTGCGGCCACCGCTTTTGTTCGTTCTGTTTCAACAAAATTGTGAG TTCTGGGCCACAGAAATGCAGTGCTTGCATCAAAGAAGACTTGTTTGAGGAACCCACCTCCATTCTCAAGCAAGGTGgt GCTTTCCCCGACAACGCAGCTCGAAGGGAAGTGGAGGCCCTGGCGGCCGTCTGCCCCAATGAAGGATGCACGTGGACGGGAACTATCAAAGAATTTGAG GCCAGCCACGAGGGCCACTGTGACTTCATGATCATCCTGTGTCCTTCCTGTAAAGAGCTGATGAGAGCCAATGAACAGGAGCGCCACAACGAGAGAGAATGTCCAGAGAGGACGCTCAACTGCAAATACTGCAAAGAACCCTTCCTGTTAAAGAACATCAAG GCCCATGATGAAATCTGTCCAAAGTACCCGATGATTTGTGAAGGTTGTGCAAAGAAAAAGATCCCCAGAGAAAAG tATGTGGACCATATTAAGTTCTGCAGTAAGTTTAAAGCACCATGCAGATTTCATGTTGTTGGCTGCGATACGTCT gtggagaaagagaagatcCATGACCATGAGCGGCAGTGTTCGTATGAACACCTCAACCTGCTCCTGCATTTCATCATGGGCATCAAG ctgcagctccagAGCGAAAAAACCAAGGTGGCCGAGCTGAGCCGGCGTTGCCAGGAGCTGGAGCTCAAAGTGAGCACGTTCGAGAACATCGTCTGCGTCCTCAACCGAGAGATGGAGCGCTCCTGCACCACCATGGAGGCCTACAACCGCCAACACCGACTGGACCAGGATAAGATCGAGATCCTCAACAACAAG GTTCGTCAGCTAGAGAGGACGGTGAGTCTGAGGGACTTGTCCATCGTGGAGATGGATGGGAAAATGAGGGAGATGTCCGCAGCCACATACGACGGCATCTTTGTCTGGAAGATCTCGGACTTCACCAAGAAGAGGCAGGACGCCGTGGCCGGCCGCGCCCCTGCTATGTTCTCTCCTG CGTTTTACACCAGTAAATATGGCTACAAGATGTGCTTGCGGATCTACCTGAATGGGGACGGGACGGGCCGCGGCACCCACTTGTCCCTGTTCTTTGTGGTGATGAGAGGACACAGCGACGCGCTCCTGAAATGGCCTTTTAATCAGAAG GTCACCCTAATGCTGCTCGACCAGAACAACCGGGAGCACATAATTGATGCCTTCCGGCCCGAcatctcctcctcgtccttccAGAGACCCGTCAGCGATATGAACATCGCCAGCGGCTGCCCGCTCTTCTGTCCGCTCTCCAAGCTGGACTCTAAGAACTCCTACATACGCGACGACACCATCTTCATCAAGGCCATCGTAGACCTCACTGGGCTCTAG